The following are encoded together in the Gorilla gorilla gorilla isolate KB3781 chromosome 14, NHGRI_mGorGor1-v2.1_pri, whole genome shotgun sequence genome:
- the LOC129527191 gene encoding LOW QUALITY PROTEIN: unconventional myosin-Vb-like (The sequence of the model RefSeq protein was modified relative to this genomic sequence to represent the inferred CDS: substituted 1 base at 1 genomic stop codon) encodes MKTCTFFVVIEQFCIQIMEALKATEDLHEEAAKALAQSERKRHEFNRQVTVQWKEKDFQGILECHKEGEALLILNLVTDLKPQMLLDTVPCLPTYILYMCIRLADQTNDDLKVHSLMTSTTNGIKKVLKKHSDDFEMTSFLLSNTCHLLHCVKPYSGDEGFMTQNTAKHNEHCLKNFDLTEYRQVLSDLSIQIYQQLFKIAEGVLQPMIVPAMLENESIQGLSGVKPTGSQKHSCSMADEDNSYRLEAIIRQMNAFHTVTCDQGLDPEIILQVFKQLFYMINAVTLNDLLLQKDVCSWSTGMQLRYNISELEEWLWGRNLHRSGVVQTMEPLIQAAQLLQLKKKTQEDAEAMCCLCASLSTQQIVKILNLXPPLNEFEEQVTAAFIQTIQAQLQEQNDPQQLLLDAKHMFPVLFPFHPSSLTVESIPACLNLEFLSEVDACLV; translated from the exons ATGAAAACATGTACTTTCTTTGTGGTGATAGAGCAGTTCTGCATccagattatg GAAGCTCTAAAAGCAACTGAAGATTTACATGAAGAAGCTGCCAAGGCATTGGCCCAGAGTGAGAGGAAGCGCCATGAGTTCAACAGGCAGGTCACAGTTCAGTGGAAAGAAAAGGATTTCCAGGGCATATTGGAGTGCCACAAAGAGGGCGAGGCCCTCCTCATCCTCAACCTGGTGACAGACTTGAAGCCCCAGATGCTGTTGGACACAGTGCCTTGTCTCCCCACCTACATCCTCTACATGTGCATCCGGCTCGCGGACCAAACCAACGATGATCTCAAGGTGCACTCCCTGATGACCTCCACCACCAACGGCATTAAGAAAGTCCTGAAGAAGCACAGTGATGACTTTGAGATGACGTCATTCTTGTTATCCAACACCTGCCACCTTCTTCACTGTGTGAAGCCGTACAGCGGGGATGAGGGCTTCATGACTCAGAATACTGCAAAGCACAACGAACACTGCCTTAAGAACTTTGACCTCACCGAATACCGTCAGGTACTGAGCGACCTTTCCATTCAGATCTACCAGCAGCTCTTTAAAATTGCCGAGGGTGTGTTACAGCCGATGATAGTTCCTGCCATGTTGGAAAATGAGAGCATTCAGGGTCTATCTGGTGTGAAGCCCACTGGCTCCCAGAAGCACTCCTGCAGCATGGCAGATGAGGATAACTCATACCGCCTGGAAGCTATCATCCGCCAGATGAATGCCTTTCATACAGTCACGTGTGACCAGGGCTTGGACCCTGAGATCATCCTGCAGGTATTCAAACAGCTCTTCTACATGATCAACGCAGTGACTCTTAATGACCTGCTCCTGCAGAAGGACGTCTGCTCTTGGAGCACAGGCATGCAACTCAGGTACAATATAAGTGAGCTTGAGGAGTGGCTTTGGGGAAGAAACCTTCACCGGAGTGGAGTAGTTCAGACCATGGAACCTCTGATCCAAGCAGCCCAGCTCCTgcaattaaagaagaaaacccaggagGATGCAGAGGCCATGTGCTGCCTGTGTGCCTCTCTCAGCACCCAGCAGATTGTCAAAATTTTAAACCTTTAGCCTCCCCTGAATGAATTTGAAGAACAGGTAACAGCAGCCTTTATACAAACGATCCAGGCACAACTACAAGAGCAGAATGACCCTCAGCAACTGCTATTAGATGCCAAGCACATGTTtcctgttttgtttccatttcatcCATCTTCCCTAACCGTGGAGTCAATCCCAGCGTGTCTCAATCTGGAGTTCCTCAGTGAAGTAGATGCATGTTTAGTCTGA